A section of the Triticum dicoccoides isolate Atlit2015 ecotype Zavitan chromosome 7A, WEW_v2.0, whole genome shotgun sequence genome encodes:
- the LOC119331750 gene encoding uncharacterized protein LOC119331750 isoform X2 has protein sequence MGKKRKHEHDGNTSITRDETPLEVSSVALPSSICDVLIQFKDIIQVKVNTDERVQSLEKKVKKLQEKVKRNKSEEVHTKERINKQIKEDLKTELISEFKEAFKRAKEELKLEFGQDIQKLEETVENKSKQYFSVFKEDFKKELEEVKEEPESGIQKQMQKEVYAKVHPCNESRSLRCGLLSTF, from the exons ATGGGAAAGAAGAGAAAGCATGAGCACGACGG AAACACAAGCATAACAAGAGATGAGACGCCTCTGGAAGTGTCTTCGGTTGCCCTTCCTTCTTCCATCTGTGACGTGCTAATCCAGTTTAAAGACATCATACAG GTTAAAGTGAACACAGATGAACGAGTACAAAGCCTTGAGAAAAAGGTTAAAAAGCTTCAGGAAAAGGTGAAAAGGAACAAAAGCGAGGAAGTTCACACGAAAGAGCGGATAAACAAACAAATTAAGGAAGATCTAAAGACAGAGCTGATAAGCGAGTTCAAGGAAGCTTTCAAGAGAGCTAAGGAAGAGCTGAAGTTAGAATTCGGGCAAGATATACAAAAGCTTGAGGAAACTGTTGAGAACAAAAGTAAGCAATATTTCAGCGTGTTCAAGGAAGATTTCAAGAAAGAGCTAGAAGAAGTGAAGGAAGAGCCCGAATCAGGGATCCAAAAACAGATGCAAAAAGAAGTGTATGCAAAAGTACATCCTTGCAATGAATCTCGGTCTCTCAG gtgtggtttacttagtaccttctaa
- the LOC119331750 gene encoding uncharacterized protein LOC119331750 isoform X3 encodes MGKKRKHEHDGNTSITRDETPLEVSSVALPSSICDVLIQFKDIIQVKVNTDERVQSLEKKVKKLQEKVKRNKSEEVHTKERINKQIKEDLKTELISEFKEAFKRAKEELKLEFGQDIQKLEETVENKSKQYFSVFKEDFKKELEEVKEEPESGIQKQMQKEVYAKVHPCNESRSLRR; translated from the exons ATGGGAAAGAAGAGAAAGCATGAGCACGACGG AAACACAAGCATAACAAGAGATGAGACGCCTCTGGAAGTGTCTTCGGTTGCCCTTCCTTCTTCCATCTGTGACGTGCTAATCCAGTTTAAAGACATCATACAG GTTAAAGTGAACACAGATGAACGAGTACAAAGCCTTGAGAAAAAGGTTAAAAAGCTTCAGGAAAAGGTGAAAAGGAACAAAAGCGAGGAAGTTCACACGAAAGAGCGGATAAACAAACAAATTAAGGAAGATCTAAAGACAGAGCTGATAAGCGAGTTCAAGGAAGCTTTCAAGAGAGCTAAGGAAGAGCTGAAGTTAGAATTCGGGCAAGATATACAAAAGCTTGAGGAAACTGTTGAGAACAAAAGTAAGCAATATTTCAGCGTGTTCAAGGAAGATTTCAAGAAAGAGCTAGAAGAAGTGAAGGAAGAGCCCGAATCAGGGATCCAAAAACAGATGCAAAAAGAAGTGTATGCAAAAGTACATCCTTGCAATGAATCTCGGTCTCTCAG gaggtag
- the LOC119331750 gene encoding uncharacterized protein LOC119331750 isoform X1 — protein MGKKRKHEHDGNTSITRDETPLEVSSVALPSSICDVLIQFKDIIQVKVNTDERVQSLEKKVKKLQEKVKRNKSEEVHTKERINKQIKEDLKTELISEFKEAFKRAKEELKLEFGQDIQKLEETVENKSKQYFSVFKEDFKKELEEVKEEPESGIQKQMQKEVYAKVHPCNESRSLRYYISLTMID, from the exons ATGGGAAAGAAGAGAAAGCATGAGCACGACGG AAACACAAGCATAACAAGAGATGAGACGCCTCTGGAAGTGTCTTCGGTTGCCCTTCCTTCTTCCATCTGTGACGTGCTAATCCAGTTTAAAGACATCATACAG GTTAAAGTGAACACAGATGAACGAGTACAAAGCCTTGAGAAAAAGGTTAAAAAGCTTCAGGAAAAGGTGAAAAGGAACAAAAGCGAGGAAGTTCACACGAAAGAGCGGATAAACAAACAAATTAAGGAAGATCTAAAGACAGAGCTGATAAGCGAGTTCAAGGAAGCTTTCAAGAGAGCTAAGGAAGAGCTGAAGTTAGAATTCGGGCAAGATATACAAAAGCTTGAGGAAACTGTTGAGAACAAAAGTAAGCAATATTTCAGCGTGTTCAAGGAAGATTTCAAGAAAGAGCTAGAAGAAGTGAAGGAAGAGCCCGAATCAGGGATCCAAAAACAGATGCAAAAAGAAGTGTATGCAAAAGTACATCCTTGCAATGAATCTCGGTCTCTCAGGTATTACATTTCCTTGACTATGATTGATTAG